The Candidatus Tumulicola sp. region GAAGAGCGTGGAAACCGGCGGTTCGTTGGTGCCGTGGTCGCAGAGGCGAATGCCGAGGCGCTCAAGCACCTCAGCGCCGCTATTCGGAGCCGTTTGCACAGCGGTACGATCGCGTTGATCGGAACCGATGGTGACACCGCAAGCGTGCTCGTTACGGTCAGCGACGATCATGTTAAAGACGGCGTCCACGCTGGAAATCTGGTCAAGCTTGCCGCACCGCTGGTTGGCGGCCGGGGTGGCGGACAAGCCGCACAGGCGCAAGGCGGCGGTAAAGATCCGGCCGGAGCCAACGACGCCCTCAACGCGATCCGCGACAGCGTGCTGGTATGATGGTGACCCGGCGGGCGGTTGTTGTTGCCGCCGGGTTCTTGTGTTCGATCGCGGCTGCGGCGCCGAATGGCCGGGAGACGAACGCACCGCTCGACTCTCAATACGTCTTGCAACGCTATGCGATCGCCGTGCAGGCGATTGCGGCGCCGAAAAACGTCGTATTTACGTATAGCGTTTCGCAGGCAGGTCCGGCAAACATCGAACAACGCCACCAAATCTATCGCAGCGGCTCGAACGTACGCGACGAACTATTAGCAGTCGATGGATTGGCGCTGGCGCGAAAACGCGTGACGTTCGCGCGGCGTGAAAATCGCTATGCGATCGATCGACTCGCACCGAAAACCGATACCGCGCAAGTCTTGTTTCTAACGAGCGTCAAGGTCGGCAAACGCTACGATTACACCTACGAAGTAACGCCGCTGGAACGCCAATCGGGCGTGTACGTCGATCGCATAACCATCGACGGATCGACGTTCTTACCGCGCCGGCTGCACTTTCATACGGCGTCGGGGGAGTCGCGCGGAGTCGGAGAAATCGTGTACGCGCCCGTCGGCAAGTTCTGGATGCCGGTGATGGCCTCGATCGATGCAACCGTTGGCGTGCACCCGGCGCGCGAGCGCATCACCTGGGCCGACTATCGCTTCCCGGAAACGTTGCCGCCCTCCACGTTCCAGGCGCCCAAGCCGCTGCCGGCCACCGCGGCCTCGGAGTAGTCCGGTGACCGCGCGGCGGATCGACGCGGCCTATATCGCGGGATTCGTCGCGTTTATCATCACCGCGGCGATTTCGCATCTGCGTGCGACGCCGTACGACAACTTCGTGTTGCTGGCGCAGGCGTGGCTGCACGGCCACTCGTGGATCGATTGGCCGGGCGCATACATCGATGCACTCGCGTATAACGGGCAGCACTACGTCATCGAGGCACCGATGCCGGCGGTCTTACTGCTGCCGGTGGTCGCGTTGTTCGGCCTGGCGGCAAATCAAACGATCGTGGTCGCGATCCTCGCGGCCATCGCAGTCGGTGCGGCGTGGCGATTGGGCGACCGCTTTGGATTGAACGCCGACAGCAACGCGTGGATTTGTGCGTTCCTATTATGTGGCACCGACTTGTTGTGGTGCGCCAGCTTGGGCGATGTGTGGTTCGCCGCACATGTGAGCTCGGTGTGCTTCACGTTACTAGCACTTGCAGAGATCGCGGGCAAGCGCCGCGCGTGGCTGGTCGCATTGTGGGCGGCGTGCGCGTTCGAGTCGAGGTTCTCGCTGGTCGTCGCGATCCCGGTCTATTGGTATTTGTGCGCCGGGTCGCCCGACCGCCCGCTTGGAGACGCCGCTGGCTGGCGACGCGCGACCGTGGCATTTGCGGCCGTACTGGTACCAGTTGCACTGTTATGGACGTGGTACAACTTCGCGCGATGGGGCACGTGGAACGACATCGGGTACACGGCCTGGTATCACCAAGATCAAGCCGGCTTTCCGACCGGGTCGCCGTTTCGCTTAGAATACGTTCCGTACGAGCTGAACTCGTTCTTCGTGCAGCTGCCGACGGTATTGACGGGGTTTCCGTACCTACGTCCCGAGATGACGGGCGTCGCCTTAACGTGGACGTCGCCGGCACTGATACTGGCCTTTTTCGCGCGTGGGCCGCTGCGTTGGGTTGCCGCGCTGTGGATCCTAACGGTCCTTGCGGCCGTTCCAAATCTTCTGTACTACGTGAACGGCTTCGCGCAGTTCGGAATGCGCCACGCGCTCGATTTCGAGCCGTTTTTGGTTGCGTTGATGATGTTGGCCGTGCGCGATCGATTTGCACGTTGGGGCTACGTTCTCGTCGCCTATTCGATTCTCGCCGGCCTGTGGGGCTGTTGGTTCTGGCATGTGTATGTGCGCCCGGCGTGAACTCGTACGAACCATAGCGTGGAGGGCCCGGTGGTAACTGCTAGTCCAAAGGTTCGCGCTCTACTCTTAAGTGCCGGAGCGTTGCTGCTCGCGGGCGTCGATCCGCCGCCGCCCACTGCTTCGGCTGCGCCCGTCGTAACGCCGGCTCCGCTCTCGAACGCTAATCCTGCCCCGGCGCCGGTAGCTACACCCGCAATCGTAATGCTCCCGCCGGATGCGTTGCCGCAAATACTGTGGATCGGGTTAAGTTCGACCACTCCGCACGCCGGCGACCCGCTCGATATTACCGTTTTGGCCTCGTCGAACGTGGCCAGCGTCGAACTTCGAGTCGGCGGTTACGGCATGAGCATGAATAAGACCGACGCCGGGCATTTCGAGTCGACCACACAGGTCCCGAGCCTTCCGTTTTTCATGAACCACAACGTCACTTTGCAAATCATCGCACGCAACTCCGCGGGCATTGCGATCGAGCAAGACGTCCCGATTCAAGCACGATAGAAGCGGCGCTGCAATCGCGAATCGTTCATGTCGTGGTCGCACGGCGCCGGCCAACGGATGTCACGAACGGGGGCGAAAAAGCGCTTTACCGTTGCCGAACTCGAAGCGGCAACCTTCGGCGTCAATTGTCGAAAAGACGCCGGGGTATCGACGAGACGCCAGGGGCTTACGAGAGCATCGCCGCCGTCATCGAGGCCGAACGAGACTTGATCGATGTCGTCCACACGCTCAAACAAGTCGTCTGCGTAAGGGGTGAAAGAACCCGCGATGGGGTTCAGGGAGGGCGTCGGTTGGCGCCCTCTCGCTTTATAACGAGCTCGACCTCATCGTGAATTCGAATCCCCGCGTTTCCAACGGTGGGAATTTGCGGCTTCAACGCTCGCGCACGGTCGACCGCTCCAACGCGAACGTTCGCGATGTGAAAGCCGCGCCGTTGGTAAAACGCGAGCGCATGTACATTATCGTTGGTGGTTGTAACCCACAGCTGCGGTGCGCCAGCCGCAAAGCATATTTGCTGGACACATCCGATCAGCGCCGTTCCAATGCCGGCTCCAGCGTGCTCCGCGTGTAGCAACAGCAGCTCCGCGCGCGGCACCACTCGATAGATAGCCAATCCTTGACGATCACCGGCAACGAGCGCCGGGTGTTCCAATAAATCGATCCGCTGCTCGTTCACGACGGCGAAGCGGCCACCCCAATGGTGGTCGAGTATTGCTTCGATCCATTCCGATTCGGCTGCCTCACTTTGGCGCACCGCCCAATTCTGATGCGACATCGGGAATTTGGTTCTCCCCTGAATGTCTTCGCCCAGCTTTTAAATGGGAACCTAGCTTAAGAGGACTATTCAAGGCGTGGAAACCGTGATACGCTGCACTTTCTGGTCGGCGCGCAGGCTTTTCTGCCGCGTCGGTTTCCCCATTCGTACGTCATGGGAGGCGCTATGAACCGCTGTTACTATCGCAATTATTTGTTCGTTCTCGCTGCGACGCTTTGTGCGATTCCGATCGTAAGCATGTCCGCTCCGATCCAGCCTCCGGCACCCGCTGCTCCTGCGTCGGTTACAACGACGCCGACGAGCGGGCCGGTGCCGGCAAACTCGATTCTAGTTCCCGGGGGCACGACCGTCGTGGTGAGTCTTACCGAACCGGTTTCTTCGAGTACCGCAAATGAAAACGATCAGATCGCGCTGGTCGTCAAGCGTGATGTGCTCGTTAACGGTCAAGTCGTCGTCGCGGCGGGCGCGAACGGCCACGCGACGGTCACGTCGGTTTCACACGCTGGAAGCAACGGAAGCGGCGGAAAGATCGCAATGAGCGTGGATTGGGTCTACAGCGTGGACGGCGGTAAGGTCGCCCTCTCGCAAACGAACCATGCGAGTGAAAATGGCGACAATAAAGGGGCCGCGAGTACGGCCACATTGTTGTCATGGGCGCTTCTCGGTCCGCTTGGATTCTTCGCGCACAACTTCGTCCGTGGGCACGACGTCAGCATTGGGACGGATAAGTCGTTCACGGTATTCGTCGATCACGACGTTCATGTGGTACCGACACCGAAAACCGCCGCCTCCGCTGGGTTCGATCACTAGCGAAAAACCGGCTGAGTCACCAGACTCTGACCGCCTTTTCTGACCGAGGGAACGCTTTTCGCTCTATGCCTTAAGGCGTCGTAGCCAATCTTGGATCAGCGAGCGTACCGAAGATCGCCGCATCAACGACGCGATGATCTCGCTCGCGTTAAATCTATTCCTGAGTCGCGCGAGCGGGCGGTCGAGAGCTGCGTCCATCATTCGCCCGACGTCTTGGGCGCAAGCATCTGCCTCACGTTTGATCGATTTGGTATCGATTTCAAACGGGATTCGTGCCAAGTTAACGCACCCGCGTGGGCATCGGCACGCCGCCGATGTTGGGGCGCACGCGCATCGGCTCTGGCCCTGCCGGCGGCACGGGAGGTACTTCCGCGCCGTTGTAACCGGACATCCAGTAGCGCGAGGCGAGCATGTAGGCGACGCAGTCGTTGTACGCTTCGCATTCGTTCTGGATGGTGAAGCACCGAACGATCCACATCGGCACCGTAATAAACAGGCCGACACCGGTAAAGAGCGCGAGCGACATTAAGACGCCACGAGCGTAGTTGCCCAGGTAATACGATTCACCACCGACGACTCCGAGCACGAGCGTCAGCACGAACGCGAGTGCGGGATCCTTGGCGTAGCGTTGATATTCGTAGGCGAATGTTGGCTGCGCTTCGTGGCGCATCCCGGCGGCAAGCATCTGGGCATACGGTGTCACGTTTAATGTCCTCCACTCATCTCTACGGCTGGAAGCGGCGCGTGTTTCAGCCTCAGCCCGTCGCCGCGGCGAGTCGATCGTAGGCCTGGCGCAGGCCGGCCGGATCCGTCACCGGCGGCCCGCAGGCAGAATCGGTGCAGGCGTAGGCCGCCGGCGCCGGAGACGCCGGCAAGCCGGCCTCGGCGGCCGCCTGGGGCGGCACGGTTCCGACCGCAGCCAACGCCGGCAGCCGGCTCGCGGCCTCGCGAAAATTGGCGGTTTCTTGCGGGCTGCCGACGATGCGAACGGCATAGTGCAAGCTCGTCAAGCGGCGAACCGCCCGCGCGTAGGCCGCTGCGAACGACCCCGCTTGGAGCGAGGCGGGAGCAAAGAGTTTGAGGGTGCGGACGGCGGCGCTTCGATACGCGTCGTCGTGCGCGAGCGCATAGAGCCGCAGAAGGTTCTCGGCGAGCACGCCGTTCTCGGCAATAGGCCGATCGCTACGGTCCAGGCGGCCGATCGTTTCTTCGATCTCGACGCGATCGTAGAATCCGCCGTCCGGGGCCTGAAAGCGCGCGAGCAGTCGATCGGCGATGTCACGTGCTCGCGCAAGGAACCGCCCTTCGCCGGTGATCTCGTGGGCGTCGATCGACGCGCGGAGGTATGCGACTTGGTCGGTCAGTAACCCGCGCACCTCGGGCGTCCCGCCTGGGCGCAAGACGTGATATGCCAGACCATCGGCATCGATGAGCCGGTCGGCAACCGCATCTAACGTTTCGCAGCCTTCTTGCACGATCGGTTCGTCGTCGAGCGCCCGGCCGGCGAACAACAACGCACCGGCCAGTCCGCACGTCCAATTGGTATACGAGGTGCGGTCGACGAACGGTGCCTCGCGTTCGCGCCGCTTTTCTAGCGAGAGTTCGAAGTAGGCTTCGTCGGCGTCTTGGCTGCCGGCAAAGAGCGCCGTTTGCGGATCGCGCAGCGTCGCGCGCACGAAGCGAATCGACGACACCAGTGCGGCGCGAATGTCCCGAGACGGCGCGAGCGTTTCGAGTTGACCTAGCACGCGCAACAAACCGCCGTGGTCTTCGGCCATTTTCTCAAAATGCGGCACCGACCAATCGCGAGTCGTTGAGTAGCGGAAAAAACCACCCTCGACGTGGTCGTACGTTCCGCCGCGCGCCATGCCGAGGAGTGTTTCTACGAGCATGTTGTAACAGCGCTGGTCGCCTGCGGCGCGCCATTCGACCAACAAAAACTCGAGCAACTCGGGTTGTGGAAACTTCGGAGAGTCACCGAAACCACCGAATTCCGCATCGAAGTTGCCGGCCATCGCGTCCGCTAAGCGCTCGGGAATCGAAGCGTCGATTTCAGCGTCGGCTCCGCCGGCTCCGAATTGCGGTGACGGCGGTGCCTCGCGTTCGGCGATCGTCTCCTTGTTCGTCGCATAAAAATTGGCGATCTCTTCGAGCGCGCGATTGAGCTGATGCGGCGGCAGATAGGTAGCGCCGGTCAAAATCTGGCCGTCCGGCGCGAGAAACGCCGTCGTCGGCCAGCCGCCCATGTTGTAGCGTGCGTTGACATCCGGCCGGCGATCGTTATCGACTCGAACCGGAACGTAGTGCTGGTTAATCGTTGCGATAGCGGTCGAATCGGAATACGATGTTTCGTCCATCACGTGGCACCAGTGACACCACACGGCAGAAATCGACAGCAGTATCGGCTTATCTTCGGCGCGTGCGCGATCGAAGGCGGCTGCGCCCCACGACATCCACGCGATTTCGTTCGCGCGATTTGGTCGCGGAGAGAAACGAAACTCACTCATCGTCGGCTCCCCGTACAAAAGACGTTGCATAAAAAATGGCTAATGGCGTAAAGACGGCGAGCGCAACGATTCCTGCGGTTTCGTACCGCAAGCACGCGGCGAGCGCGAAGACGGCGGCGAATGCGATGCCGATCGCGGCGTAGCGCCGATGGAAGCCCGGCGTCATGCCGTACACCTGGCCATCGTAGTAGCCGGCCGTTGCGGCGCTGCGCCGCCAAGCGACCGCCGATAACGCGATCGCCAAGACTAAACCGGCCACGCTCCACACGATGCTCTGTTGTTACCCCGATACGGCCAGCGCCTTGCGGTGCGGGTAGGCCGGCGCCCATGCGTCGAAACCGCCACGATGCCGTCGGCCAAAAAGACATCGAGCGGCGCGCGACCCGGATCGCTCGATCTGTATAACAAGAAGCGCGATT contains the following coding sequences:
- a CDS encoding GNAT family N-acetyltransferase — protein: MSHQNWAVRQSEAAESEWIEAILDHHWGGRFAVVNEQRIDLLEHPALVAGDRQGLAIYRVVPRAELLLLHAEHAGAGIGTALIGCVQQICFAAGAPQLWVTTTNDNVHALAFYQRRGFHIANVRVGAVDRARALKPQIPTVGNAGIRIHDEVELVIKREGANRRPP
- a CDS encoding DUF255 domain-containing protein, with product MSEFRFSPRPNRANEIAWMSWGAAAFDRARAEDKPILLSISAVWCHWCHVMDETSYSDSTAIATINQHYVPVRVDNDRRPDVNARYNMGGWPTTAFLAPDGQILTGATYLPPHQLNRALEEIANFYATNKETIAEREAPPSPQFGAGGADAEIDASIPERLADAMAGNFDAEFGGFGDSPKFPQPELLEFLLVEWRAAGDQRCYNMLVETLLGMARGGTYDHVEGGFFRYSTTRDWSVPHFEKMAEDHGGLLRVLGQLETLAPSRDIRAALVSSIRFVRATLRDPQTALFAGSQDADEAYFELSLEKRREREAPFVDRTSYTNWTCGLAGALLFAGRALDDEPIVQEGCETLDAVADRLIDADGLAYHVLRPGGTPEVRGLLTDQVAYLRASIDAHEITGEGRFLARARDIADRLLARFQAPDGGFYDRVEIEETIGRLDRSDRPIAENGVLAENLLRLYALAHDDAYRSAAVRTLKLFAPASLQAGSFAAAYARAVRRLTSLHYAVRIVGSPQETANFREAASRLPALAAVGTVPPQAAAEAGLPASPAPAAYACTDSACGPPVTDPAGLRQAYDRLAAATG